In a single window of the Bacillus clarus genome:
- a CDS encoding metallophosphoesterase — protein MLWIVLGSILICIGVFCLFIMYKEAMRDTLLEHTLIFEEFPKSFQKVRIFFISDIHRRVVSRSLIDQVKGKVDFVIIGGDLAEKGVSLSQIASNIESLRNLGPVYFVWGNNDYEIEYHELDALLLQHGVKVLDNTRVVFESEFGEKICMLGVDDVGLKRDRLDLALADCREDGFKILISHNPDIIDKMSGEEQISLVMSGHTHGGQIRLFNSKRYLKGGVYKRSNITLFVSNGYGTTLIPLRFRAPSQTHVITLQGNE, from the coding sequence ATGTTATGGATTGTACTAGGGAGTATTCTCATATGTATTGGAGTTTTTTGTCTTTTTATAATGTATAAAGAAGCGATGCGTGATACATTGTTGGAACATACTTTAATATTTGAAGAATTTCCAAAGAGCTTCCAAAAAGTTCGGATTTTTTTTATTTCTGATATTCATAGAAGGGTTGTTTCTCGTTCGTTAATTGATCAGGTAAAGGGAAAAGTTGATTTTGTTATTATTGGTGGTGATTTAGCAGAAAAAGGTGTATCTTTATCACAAATTGCTTCTAATATTGAAAGTTTAAGGAACTTAGGACCTGTATATTTTGTGTGGGGAAATAATGATTATGAAATTGAATATCACGAATTGGACGCTTTATTGTTACAACATGGTGTAAAAGTTTTAGATAATACAAGAGTTGTGTTTGAATCTGAATTTGGAGAGAAGATTTGCATGCTTGGTGTGGATGATGTTGGATTAAAAAGAGATCGTTTAGATTTAGCATTAGCTGATTGTCGAGAAGATGGCTTTAAAATTTTAATTAGTCACAATCCTGATATTATAGATAAAATGTCTGGAGAAGAACAAATTTCTCTTGTAATGAGTGGACATACACACGGAGGGCAAATTCGTTTGTTCAATTCTAAGCGATATTTAAAGGGCGGTGTATATAAACGCTCAAACATAACTCTTTTTGTGAGCAATGGTTATGGGACGACACTTATACCATTACGGTTTCGAGCGCCGTCTCAAACACATGTCATTACTTTGCAAGGGAACGAATAA
- a CDS encoding genetic competence negative regulator translates to MRLERLNYNKIKIFLTFDDLSERGLTKEDLWKNAPKVQQLFRDMMQEANKELGFEADGPIAVEVFSLQAQGMVVIVTKENHEADTEDEFRDEFIEMQVTLDESEHILYEFATLEDVINLSDRLYNLGVAGGKLYTWDGRFYLWMEEEVQLPLLKADFIAILAEYGNSSTATIYRIMEYGKELMDTQAIQQIYHYFIQKQNLS, encoded by the coding sequence ATGAGGCTGGAACGTTTAAATTACAACAAGATAAAAATTTTCCTAACGTTTGATGATTTATCTGAACGAGGATTAACGAAGGAAGATTTATGGAAAAATGCACCGAAAGTACAACAGTTATTTCGTGATATGATGCAAGAAGCGAATAAAGAACTTGGGTTTGAAGCGGATGGACCAATTGCAGTTGAGGTATTTTCTTTACAAGCGCAAGGGATGGTTGTAATAGTAACAAAAGAAAATCATGAAGCGGATACAGAAGATGAGTTTCGTGATGAGTTTATTGAAATGCAAGTAACTCTAGATGAGAGTGAACATATATTATATGAGTTTGCTACACTTGAGGATGTAATTAATTTGTCGGATCGTTTATATAACCTAGGTGTAGCCGGTGGGAAACTTTATACATGGGATGGACGTTTTTATCTTTGGATGGAAGAGGAAGTACAATTACCTTTATTAAAGGCTGACTTTATTGCTATTTTAGCAGAGTATGGTAATTCATCTACAGCCACAATTTATCGGATTATGGAATATGGAAAGGAATTAATGGATACTCAAGCTATTCAGCAAATATATCATTACTTTATACAAAAACAAAACCTCAGCTAA
- a CDS encoding MerR family transcriptional regulator yields MPTLKGKYNIKAVSNMIGIQPSTLRAWERRYHIIAPKRNHAGHRLYTEEHIRVLKWLMDKVNEGITIGQAVQLLEGNRLQNYETKEADFGKEAVLVDDILQYLLKFDEIKTSVLLNEAFSIYSAEKVITNIFLQVANRLADLGKNNEITMMQVRYAESFLQSRLGMIYHNAHVHASLPKVLALSSDVSTLHVFILTTYVRLKGYQALYIGTSLEETDIHETIEQLKPKYLFISSQKEQKLEEIMNLIEKLQMKNEKLYIGFLGFVGQSDQLKRQNLFVGNTKEEWDEWLKMSE; encoded by the coding sequence GTGCCAACTTTAAAAGGGAAATATAATATAAAAGCTGTTTCAAATATGATTGGAATTCAGCCGAGTACACTAAGGGCGTGGGAGAGACGGTACCATATTATTGCTCCAAAACGGAATCATGCTGGGCATCGTTTATATACGGAAGAGCATATTCGAGTTTTGAAATGGTTAATGGATAAGGTGAATGAAGGCATTACGATTGGTCAAGCAGTACAGTTATTGGAAGGGAATCGATTACAAAATTATGAAACGAAAGAAGCGGATTTTGGTAAAGAAGCCGTTTTAGTGGACGATATCCTGCAATATTTGTTAAAATTTGATGAAATCAAAACTTCTGTATTATTAAACGAGGCTTTCAGTATTTATTCAGCTGAAAAGGTTATCACAAATATATTTCTTCAAGTTGCCAATCGATTAGCGGATTTAGGAAAGAATAATGAGATTACAATGATGCAAGTACGATATGCAGAGTCATTTTTACAATCGAGACTAGGAATGATTTATCATAACGCACATGTTCATGCATCATTACCAAAAGTCCTTGCTCTTAGCAGTGACGTAAGTACGCTACACGTATTTATTTTAACAACGTATGTACGTTTAAAAGGATATCAAGCGCTATATATTGGTACAAGCCTAGAAGAAACGGATATTCATGAAACTATTGAGCAATTGAAGCCAAAATATTTGTTTATTTCTTCTCAGAAGGAACAAAAATTAGAAGAAATAATGAATTTAATTGAGAAATTACAAATGAAAAACGAAAAGCTTTATATTGGTTTTCTGGGCTTTGTAGGTCAAAGTGATCAATTAAAACGCCAAAATCTTTTCGTTGGTAATACGAAAGAAGAATGGGATGAATGGTTAAAAATGTCAGAATAG
- a CDS encoding LysM peptidoglycan-binding domain-containing protein, with protein MRKRIPDFEEDFEEERVEEKEGLPPRSEIHRNKEKKSKFKMNHVFVRVLTFLFILLPICILWYTDKYIQVKSESDNAGKSAFEVIFFDSTKPEEHKQSENFEIHIVKEGETLESIGKRYFPDEDGATIIKKYNNLQEDEVKVAQELKIPVKEKTKK; from the coding sequence ATGAGGAAACGAATTCCTGATTTTGAAGAAGATTTTGAAGAAGAGCGAGTGGAAGAAAAAGAAGGTTTACCGCCGCGTAGTGAAATTCATAGAAATAAAGAGAAAAAATCAAAGTTCAAAATGAACCATGTTTTTGTACGTGTTTTAACATTCCTATTCATTTTATTACCTATTTGTATTTTGTGGTATACAGATAAGTATATTCAGGTGAAAAGTGAAAGTGATAATGCTGGGAAAAGTGCATTTGAAGTAATCTTTTTTGATTCGACTAAGCCGGAAGAACATAAGCAATCTGAGAACTTTGAAATTCATATTGTAAAAGAAGGCGAAACTTTGGAAAGTATCGGAAAGCGATATTTTCCAGATGAAGATGGTGCTACAATTATTAAAAAATATAATAATTTGCAAGAAGATGAGGTGAAAGTAGCACAAGAATTGAAAATTCCAGTGAAAGAGAAGACGAAGAAATAA